From ANME-2 cluster archaeon, one genomic window encodes:
- a CDS encoding ribbon-helix-helix domain-containing protein: protein MQRVTLRLPEQQLKMIDVMVEQGEFPSTSEAIRTAIRDLIDQRSDKLLRNLQLMERIGATSSA, encoded by the coding sequence ATGCAAAGAGTAACACTAAGGCTCCCCGAGCAGCAATTAAAAATGATCGATGTGATGGTAGAACAAGGAGAATTTCCGTCCACATCCGAAGCAATCAGGACGGCTATAAGAGACCTGATAGATCAAAGAAGCGATAAACTACTCCGTAACCTCCAGTTGATGGAACGGATAGGTGCTACCTCAAGCGCATGA